The Paenibacillus sp. YPG26 genome includes a window with the following:
- a CDS encoding oligosaccharide flippase family protein has protein sequence MKETTAAGKMLRGAVLLSLAAIVTKLLGTLQKIPLQNIGGDGVFGIYNTVYPFYTLLLTLATAGFPVAVSRFVAEREAAGNRAGAAEVLRLSGMVMLTLGCAGGLGMYFGAPLLAHWIGNQQLVPALRCAAPALFFVPASAALRGYFQGLQDMMPTAVSQVMEQAIRVGVMIVLLLTYTAAGASDSTVAAGAMIGSAAGGLAGLGVMLLYWQKHRRSTEVISWERDRSGWRDSQEDTLSKPIAGGRRQSEGEPRDVEARGGRLLKQLLAYAIPICLAALAVPLMGLVDTFTLPRLLKQGGWDELGSMIQVGIYNRGIPLVQLVTMLASSLSVLFIPAMAEFKFRGDQGSIESHSRLALRWFWLIGLAASAGLAVLAEPINIMLYKDAAGTDAMQWIALTAAPGTMLALTAALLQGLGTVRAPALYLAGAAALKIVLNLLLVPQLGITGAAIAGVAAYSLAAALSLALLVKTTALRLRLADAVLKPALLVAALALAVLALRWLADAAGLGPGRAIAAAESLLGVFLGAAVFAAGVVRLRLMTGPEIEALPGIGPKLARLLRKIRLLPPR, from the coding sequence ATGAAAGAAACCACAGCAGCCGGAAAAATGCTTAGAGGAGCAGTGCTGCTAAGTCTGGCGGCAATTGTGACCAAGCTGCTAGGGACACTGCAGAAGATCCCTCTGCAAAATATCGGAGGAGATGGGGTCTTCGGCATTTATAATACCGTCTACCCCTTTTATACACTGCTGCTGACGCTCGCTACCGCGGGCTTCCCGGTGGCTGTATCCAGGTTCGTAGCTGAGCGTGAAGCCGCCGGCAATCGGGCGGGGGCCGCCGAGGTGCTTCGGCTGTCAGGCATGGTCATGCTGACCCTGGGCTGTGCGGGGGGGCTCGGAATGTACTTCGGGGCGCCGCTGCTAGCGCATTGGATTGGCAATCAGCAGCTTGTACCCGCCCTGCGGTGTGCGGCGCCGGCGCTCTTCTTCGTACCGGCTTCGGCTGCGCTGCGCGGGTATTTCCAAGGCTTGCAGGATATGATGCCGACCGCGGTGTCACAGGTTATGGAGCAGGCCATAAGAGTTGGCGTTATGATTGTGCTGCTGCTTACTTATACGGCTGCAGGCGCTTCTGACAGTACCGTGGCTGCGGGAGCGATGATCGGATCGGCAGCCGGGGGCCTCGCCGGGCTTGGGGTCATGCTGCTGTACTGGCAGAAGCACCGCAGAAGCACTGAGGTCATCTCTTGGGAGAGAGACCGAAGCGGGTGGAGGGATAGTCAGGAGGATACGCTGTCTAAGCCCATAGCTGGAGGGCGAAGGCAGAGTGAAGGAGAACCGCGGGATGTGGAAGCGCGTGGGGGCAGACTGCTGAAGCAGCTGCTGGCCTATGCCATTCCGATCTGTCTGGCTGCCTTGGCTGTGCCTCTGATGGGCCTTGTGGATACCTTCACGCTGCCTCGTCTATTGAAGCAGGGAGGATGGGATGAGCTCGGTTCCATGATTCAGGTGGGCATCTATAACCGGGGGATCCCGCTTGTCCAGCTTGTGACGATGCTGGCGTCCTCCCTATCCGTTCTGTTCATTCCCGCCATGGCGGAATTCAAATTCCGGGGAGACCAGGGGAGCATTGAATCCCACTCGCGCCTGGCCCTGCGCTGGTTCTGGCTGATCGGTCTTGCGGCATCCGCCGGGCTTGCCGTGCTGGCGGAGCCTATCAACATCATGCTCTACAAGGATGCTGCCGGAACAGACGCGATGCAGTGGATCGCCCTCACAGCAGCACCGGGCACGATGCTGGCCTTGACGGCCGCCCTGCTGCAAGGGCTGGGCACCGTCCGGGCACCGGCCCTGTACCTGGCAGGGGCCGCGGCACTCAAGATCGTGCTCAACCTGCTGCTCGTACCGCAGCTTGGCATCACCGGGGCCGCCATCGCAGGCGTGGCGGCCTACAGCCTTGCCGCAGCGCTCAGCCTCGCGCTGCTGGTGAAGACCACAGCGCTGCGGCTGCGCCTGGCAGACGCTGTGCTGAAGCCAGCGCTGCTGGTGGCCGCGCTGGCCCTGGCCGTGCTCGCCCTGCGCTGGCTCGCGGACGCAGCCGGCCTAGGGCCGGGCCGCGCCATCGCTGCCGCCGAGAGTCTGCTCGGCGTCTTCCTGGGCGCGGCGGTCTTCGCGGCCGGCGTAGTGCGGCTGCGCCTGATGACAGGGCCGGAGATCGAGGCCCTGCCGGGGATCGGTCCGAAGCTCGCGAGGCTGCTTCGGAAGATCCGCCTGCTGCCGCCGCGGTAG
- the mazG gene encoding nucleoside triphosphate pyrophosphohydrolase has translation MSAAIVVIGLGSGDPDKLTLGSLKKLQQAELRYVRTLDHPVISWLDETGVSFQSFDGVYEAKDDFPSVYDEIANQLLDAASELPPDKEVIYAVPGHPMVAESTVKLLRERCTDRGIRLEITGGESFLDVAFTRLGFDPIEGFQLLDASELAASLVEPRVHTLIGQVYDSFTASDVKLSLMETYPDDYPVTVGHALGVAGQEEIRQIPLHELDRVEGYGNLSLIYIPRDDNEMLRQRSFERLHEIVTILRSPEGCPWDREQTHQSIRKNLIEETYEVIETIDEDDPDHMQEELGDLLLQVMLHSQMEEETGMFSVYDVIGSLNDKLVFRHPHVFGDLSAEDTEEALNNWEGMKAEEKRRKGIAPEKQSALSGVPRDLPALMKAYKLQKKASKAGFDWENVEGALSKIDEELAELRQAVQEGHTASEQALELGDVLFTVVNVARFIGADPEEALSLVNCKFTSRFEYVESRLQEAGRTLAESSLEEMDRLWDEAKKIERSSRDV, from the coding sequence GTGAGTGCGGCGATTGTTGTTATTGGTCTTGGATCAGGGGATCCGGACAAGCTGACCCTGGGAAGCCTGAAGAAACTCCAGCAGGCGGAGCTCCGGTATGTCCGGACTCTGGATCACCCGGTCATTAGCTGGCTGGATGAGACAGGGGTATCCTTCCAGTCATTTGACGGGGTATATGAAGCGAAGGATGATTTCCCGTCCGTCTATGATGAAATTGCGAATCAACTGCTTGACGCAGCCTCAGAGCTGCCGCCGGACAAGGAAGTGATCTATGCGGTCCCTGGGCATCCTATGGTGGCTGAGTCAACCGTCAAGCTGCTGCGCGAACGCTGTACAGACCGGGGGATCCGGCTTGAGATCACAGGCGGGGAGAGCTTTCTGGATGTGGCCTTCACCCGCCTCGGCTTTGACCCGATTGAAGGGTTTCAGCTGCTGGATGCGTCGGAGCTTGCAGCATCGCTCGTAGAACCAAGGGTACATACGTTGATTGGGCAGGTCTACGACAGCTTTACGGCTTCCGATGTGAAGCTGAGCCTTATGGAGACTTACCCGGACGACTATCCGGTTACGGTGGGACATGCTCTTGGTGTAGCCGGGCAGGAGGAGATCAGACAGATTCCCCTACATGAGCTCGACCGGGTTGAAGGATACGGCAACCTGTCCTTAATCTACATTCCACGGGACGATAATGAGATGCTGCGGCAGCGCAGCTTCGAGAGACTGCATGAGATTGTAACGATCCTTCGCAGTCCCGAAGGCTGCCCATGGGATAGGGAACAGACCCACCAGTCCATTCGCAAGAACCTGATTGAGGAGACTTATGAGGTTATTGAAACCATTGATGAGGATGATCCGGATCATATGCAGGAAGAGCTCGGGGACCTGCTGCTTCAGGTTATGCTGCATTCCCAGATGGAAGAAGAGACCGGGATGTTCTCGGTCTATGATGTGATCGGCAGTCTGAACGACAAGCTCGTCTTCCGCCATCCACATGTATTTGGAGACTTATCCGCTGAGGATACGGAGGAAGCTCTGAACAACTGGGAGGGGATGAAGGCTGAAGAGAAGAGAAGAAAGGGGATTGCGCCTGAGAAGCAGTCTGCTCTGAGCGGAGTTCCCCGTGATCTTCCAGCACTCATGAAGGCCTACAAGCTCCAGAAGAAGGCTTCCAAGGCAGGGTTCGACTGGGAGAATGTCGAAGGTGCCCTGAGCAAGATTGATGAGGAGCTGGCTGAGCTTAGACAGGCTGTACAAGAAGGGCACACGGCATCAGAGCAGGCTTTGGAGCTCGGCGATGTGTTGTTCACCGTGGTGAATGTCGCCAGGTTCATTGGAGCAGATCCTGAGGAAGCGCTCAGTCTGGTGAACTGCAAATTCACTTCCCGCTTCGAGTATGTGGAGAGCAGACTGCAGGAAGCCGGCAGAACGTTGGCGGAGAGCAGTCTCGAGGAGATGGACCGCCTGTGGGACGAAGCCAAGAAGATAGAGCGTTCCAGCCGTGATGTATAA
- a CDS encoding peptidylprolyl isomerase — protein sequence MMLRNNSRSWKTLLVALIAVLTFSILAGCGKKSETTPADNTKNTAAETKKDTSKVVATYEGGEITANEFDLEQRIMLLLQPEMEQLAQMDEFRDYLIKQEIAYAYLSSKADDKSKDEGKKKADEQVNQMKKQLGDEQFKKMLDSKKVTEADLKNYMVKVFTVIESETSKVTEDEIKKEFETKKGDFSVVTVRHILIGLTDASGKERKQAAALKLAKEVKAKLDKGADFAEQAKKYSEDPGSKDQGGLYKDATAGEWVPQFKEKALTLPLNKISDPVETDYGYHIMRVEARTEKTLNDLTPEQKDSLKTNVASAKLDDFMQNGLTKIIKKIELPKVETKKEDAADSSKSGSATTPSGTTDKGTSTNEATTPGTDTGK from the coding sequence ATGATGTTGCGAAATAATAGCAGGTCCTGGAAGACACTGCTGGTAGCTTTGATAGCGGTGCTGACCTTCTCCATACTGGCCGGTTGCGGGAAGAAATCAGAGACAACCCCGGCCGATAACACCAAGAACACAGCCGCCGAGACCAAGAAGGATACAAGCAAGGTCGTGGCTACCTATGAAGGCGGCGAGATTACAGCGAATGAGTTCGATCTGGAGCAGCGTATTATGCTGCTGCTGCAGCCGGAGATGGAACAGCTCGCACAAATGGATGAGTTCCGTGATTATCTCATCAAGCAGGAGATTGCCTACGCCTACTTGAGCTCCAAAGCGGATGACAAGTCTAAGGATGAAGGCAAGAAGAAGGCGGACGAGCAGGTCAACCAGATGAAGAAACAGCTGGGGGACGAGCAGTTCAAGAAGATGCTGGATAGCAAAAAGGTAACCGAAGCTGACCTCAAAAATTATATGGTTAAAGTCTTCACGGTCATTGAAAGTGAGACTTCCAAAGTAACTGAGGATGAGATCAAGAAGGAGTTTGAGACGAAGAAGGGTGACTTTAGCGTAGTTACCGTCCGTCACATTCTCATCGGTCTGACTGATGCTAGCGGCAAGGAACGCAAGCAGGCAGCTGCTCTCAAGCTGGCGAAGGAAGTTAAGGCCAAGCTGGATAAAGGCGCTGACTTTGCAGAGCAAGCGAAGAAATATTCCGAAGACCCGGGTTCCAAGGATCAAGGAGGTCTCTACAAAGACGCAACTGCGGGCGAGTGGGTACCACAGTTCAAGGAGAAGGCACTGACACTGCCGCTGAACAAGATCAGTGATCCGGTCGAGACCGATTATGGATACCATATCATGCGTGTGGAGGCTCGTACGGAGAAGACCCTTAACGATCTGACCCCGGAACAGAAGGATTCCCTGAAGACGAACGTGGCTTCAGCCAAGCTGGATGATTTCATGCAGAACGGCCTTACCAAGATCATCAAGAAGATCGAGCTGCCTAAGGTGGAGACCAAGAAGGAAGATGCTGCAGATTCTTCCAAGAGTGGATCAGCAACGACACCATCCGGCACCACAGATAAGGGGACTTCAACTAACGAAGCAACAACACCTGGTACAGACACAGGTAAATAG
- the spoVT gene encoding stage V sporulation protein T has translation MKATGIVRRIDDLGRVVIPKEIRRTLRIREGDPLEIFVDRDGEVILKKYSPIGELGDFAKEYAESLYESTGHITLISDRDTIIAVAGASKKEYLDKQVSLLLENSMDNRKIIVEANTGTYELIKDHAETISTFVIAPIIAGGDPIGSVTLVNKDESVKMSQLESKMAETAAGFLGKQMEQ, from the coding sequence ATGAAAGCTACTGGAATTGTACGTCGTATTGATGATTTGGGCAGGGTTGTAATCCCTAAAGAAATCCGCCGGACTTTGCGTATTCGCGAAGGTGATCCGCTTGAGATCTTTGTGGATCGTGACGGGGAAGTTATATTGAAGAAGTACTCACCAATCGGGGAGCTTGGCGATTTCGCCAAAGAATATGCGGAATCCTTATATGAGAGTACAGGACATATTACACTCATCTCGGACCGGGATACCATTATTGCGGTAGCGGGAGCCTCCAAGAAGGAATATCTGGACAAGCAGGTCAGCCTGCTGCTGGAGAACAGTATGGATAACCGCAAAATTATTGTTGAAGCGAATACCGGCACCTATGAACTTATTAAGGATCATGCGGAGACGATTTCGACCTTCGTTATTGCACCTATAATTGCAGGCGGCGATCCCATCGGCTCAGTGACCCTTGTGAACAAGGATGAATCGGTGAAGATGTCCCAGCTTGAATCCAAGATGGCCGAGACGGCTGCAGGATTCCTTGGCAAACAAATGGAGCAATAA
- a CDS encoding HU family DNA-binding protein: MNKTDLINNISSKSGLTKRDVEVVLNGFLGEITDALSSGDKVQLIGFGTFETRKRSGRTGRNPQTGKTIEIPESNVPAFKAGNKLKEAVK, encoded by the coding sequence ATGAACAAGACAGATCTCATCAACAACATCTCGAGCAAAAGCGGTTTGACAAAAAGAGACGTTGAAGTCGTGCTTAACGGTTTTCTTGGCGAAATCACGGATGCTCTTTCCAGTGGTGACAAGGTTCAACTGATCGGCTTCGGCACTTTCGAGACCCGCAAGCGCTCCGGGCGTACAGGCCGCAACCCGCAGACTGGCAAGACCATTGAAATTCCAGAATCCAACGTTCCTGCATTCAAAGCGGGCAACAAGCTTAAAGAAGCGGTAAAATAA
- the yabP gene encoding sporulation protein YabP — MNDQGRGKLQEVHMHNRKLLEISGVNNVESFDSEEFLLQTELGHLTIRGQNLHIKNLNLEQGLVAIEGVVNSLSYLNPGSQPKTKGFIGKLFK; from the coding sequence ATGAATGATCAAGGTAGAGGAAAGCTGCAGGAAGTGCACATGCATAACCGCAAGCTGCTTGAAATATCCGGCGTGAACAACGTGGAGAGCTTCGACAGTGAGGAGTTCCTGCTCCAGACGGAGCTCGGGCATCTTACTATCCGCGGGCAGAACCTGCATATCAAGAATCTCAATCTGGAGCAGGGGCTTGTTGCTATTGAGGGAGTTGTGAATTCCTTATCGTATTTAAACCCCGGATCACAGCCCAAAACCAAGGGTTTCATCGGGAAGCTGTTTAAATGA
- a CDS encoding RNA-binding S4 domain-containing protein — MRLDKFLKVSRLIKRRTVAKDVSEQGRVLINDREAKPSSSVKVGDEITVQFGQKLVTVRVERLAENTRKEEASSLYTLVKEEPIAKEQGLDWT; from the coding sequence ATGCGACTTGATAAATTCCTGAAGGTCTCCAGGCTGATTAAGCGGCGCACCGTAGCGAAGGACGTCTCCGAACAAGGTAGAGTGCTGATTAATGACCGGGAAGCCAAGCCGAGCAGTTCCGTCAAAGTGGGCGATGAAATCACCGTTCAATTTGGGCAGAAGCTGGTTACGGTTAGGGTAGAGCGGCTTGCCGAGAACACCCGCAAGGAAGAAGCATCAAGCCTATATACATTAGTAAAAGAAGAGCCGATAGCCAAGGAGCAGGGTCTGGACTGGACTTAG